GCAAATTCGCGAAGATCTAAAGGAAACTCACAAGAAAAACCACCGGAATTCTGGGAGGATTTGAGAAAGATTTTTGCGAATAAAGTTTTGAACGAAGGGTTGGGTCGAGTATTTATAGGCCACCACCCACTGAAACTGCCTAACTTCCACTTTGTTCTGGGCCGTTCGATCAACGTCATTCATGAAGCATCCATGTGACACCTGCCCCACTAGTGCATGGTTCCAACGTCCCTTttgaaaaaagagagggaaaactTTCCAACTTCTGATACATGGAAACCCGCCCATTTATtcctaaatggaccgggtctggggggcatgatgtttgggctcccaattgactatcaattgggccactaagtccgaagcccaatggctcaatatagcagcatcaaacccacaagcactacattccaaaaggctattcagccaccaatcaaggcccaaggcccacttgcaataaatgacctaaggggatttattgtacaaacactataaataagccgtcatggctcacataccaaggtacgtccattttcacgtcttaagactactcttctagagaacttctctctctagaatccgagcattgttcttacttaggcatcggaggggctttcctcggaaacacccccgaggctagtaacttgttcattgtgcaggttgatttggacacgacacattcgagctagcaagatcttcaacacacccaaaagggccttcattcgaagcccattgtttcatccaCTTCAACCCCGGAACACCTGCAAAACACTGTTGGCATCCAATAATGATTTGATTAACTAGCTATTCATCATCCCTTATTCTTAGGATAATGATTTGGAGATTTGAATTGTAAATAAAAAGTTTTTATCCGATAGCACATAAAGTTCTTTCGGAAATGAATCACCTTATCCTATAAAAATGATTATAGTTAATACACGTGGAAAATATAACCCCTAACTGTTGTACCTAGGTACaaccagctctggctgtacctcAAAAAACGACGCGTCTattttgtttgttctttcttgtcgactgtttgttcttttgtgttctactgtttgttcttttttgttgtacaatttgttctttcttgttgtactgtttgttctttcttgttattttttaaattaatcatcaaattttcataattgttgtattttttgttatttcttatggaattttatgttcttttttatattgtttgttctttcttatttatttgtttgtttataataatcatatggttaatgcatgttcataatgaaattaaactcttcattaatcttttatgtttttacaagcgccggcattgtttgttctttcttgttgtattgtttgttctttcttgttgtactgtttgttctttcatgttgttttttaaattcattaatcaaacttattgttgtattatttgttctttcttctggaattttatgttcttttttatattgtttgttttttcttgtttatttgtttgtttataataatcatatggttaattttcataatgaaattaaactattcattgatcttttatgtttttacaagcgccaaTATTGATTattctttgtttttgtattgtttgttctttcttgttgtactgtttgttctttcatgttttttttttaaattcatcataaaattgttcataattgttgtattgtttgttctttcttttggaattttatgttcttttttatattgtttgttcttttttgttgaattgtttgttccttgtttattttttgttcataataatcatctggttaatgttcataatgaaattgaatGTTcatacattttattttatttgttcataccttttgtattctttgttcGTCATTGTTCTATTAAGTGCACTTATGTAAACAATACCAGATTGACACCTGGAGAATTTGAAGGAATTATCAATATTTTCAATTGCGGTCATTTCCTTTTGTAGTCTTTCATCCTATAGAAGAATAGAGTTGGTTGTTCACAAGAAAAATGTAGATAATCTGCAAGTCTCTTCTCTTAGAAGTTGTTTAGCTTGCCGACTGATCCTGGCTTTAGACCATTacaaattttttttatcaatgtaGAGAAGGAGCAAAACAGATAAACTTATGAACCAAAACACAAAGTTTCTACACCTTAATCTTAATCACTACTACACATAAAGGTAATGCCTAATTTTTCAGAAATGAAATAATGCCAATCTTCCTGAGTTAATGACTAAGATGAACAAGCTCAGAAGCATCAATGTGTAGAACCAACAATcggacaaattcaaaatccaacggTGTTCTATAAGGATTTTATTTCGAGATAATGTAAACATATGTTCAAAGTAATAACATCGTAATGCAATAACTaagttcattttaaaattagtaaatactcattttacaatcagtagataaatgcatttctaaattggttgaataaatGAGGATTGTCAAATAATTAGATAAATGTTCATATTCGAATGAATAGATAAATATTCatttacaaataaataaataaatgttcatttccgaaatagtaaatggtcatttccaaataaataaataaatgttcatttccgaaatagtaaatgttaattttcataccagtatattaatgttcatcttAAACAACATAAAACTacgtcgttttggatgggggtacaacCAACTCTGGATGTACCCGGATACAGCAAAAAACTTGCGTGGAAAATACACGGTGATAAGATGTTAAATACGGGTCTGGGCCGCACCCGTCATCAAGAGAGAGAGTCCACTTAacaagtccaaaggaggttccaccttaaaacgatatggcaataaggggagtaaccccttggccttattaagtgattcactctcttctcttttttcaatgtgggactctcacACGCGATGCTTCTGTTAAAATGTTAATCTAGAAAACTCTAAATCTAGAATTAATGTATATATAAAAATCTAGGAGTAAAgtgtgtagaaaaatctagcCAAAACAATGTCTAGAATTTACTTGAAAAATATCTAGTTAAGTGTCTATAATTTACTTGAAAAATATCTAGTTAAGtgtctagaaaaatctagttaGTGAAGGAGGTAGAAAATTCTAGAGAATGAATACCTATATTGTacaactataaatagagctttgTTGTATGGTGATAATGTGGAATGAAAAAATATAACATTTTCTCTTATGCTCACTCTTGCTCTCCATATCAAACCATAAACAACAAATACCCACCAAGTCTTCCGCACCCAACTTTCTAACATTCGGTATCCGAGCCAAAATTCCCAAAGCCTTCACTATTTTAGCCAAAACACATTCACCCCAAATACAAAACAAATTACAATGGCTAACAAcccaacatttccgattccagttTTCGGGGGAGAAAACtataatttttggaaaattgaAATGAAGACATTACTAAGGTCTCAAGGGTTGTGGAGTTATGCCGATAAAGGATATATGGAATATGAAGATGAAAGTATCCTAACCGAAGCACAAAAGAAGCAGCTCGATGGTGAAAGGATGAAGGATGCTAAGGCATTGTACCTCATACAAAATGCGGTCAAGGATACGATATTTCCCAGAATTTTGAGGGCTAATACGGCAAAGGAGGCGTGGGAGATCCTAGAACAAGAATTTCAAGGAGATAGCAAGGTGAGAAGTATTAAACTTCATTCTTTAAGAagagattttgaaattttaaaaatgaaagAAGGTGAATTTATTGAAGATTATTTTTCAAAAGTTATTGAAATTGTGAATCAAATGCAATCATATGGGGAAAAAATTTCGGATGAAAAAATTGTGAAGAAAAATTTGGTATCTTTAACGGATAAATTTGATAATATTGTCACTATAATTGAAGAAACAAaagatttatccaaaattacGGTTGAACAACTTATGGGATCTTTGGAGTCTCATTAACAAAGGAAAAACCGTTATATTAATGAAGAAGCGGTTGAGACTGCTCTTATAGCAAAGTTCAAGAATATGCCCAAGGAAAAGATTGAGGATCATGGAGAAGAGAATTCACCAAAATTCAAAGGTACGAATgctaaactttcctgcaatatttGTAAGAAGACTAACCATGATAGTGAAAATTGTTGGTTTAAAGGAAAACCACAATGTTGGGAATGCAAAAGGTTTGGTCATGTAGGAAAGAATTGCAggttaaagaaaaaaaatgttacCTGATTTTGGTGAAGAAAATCTGTTTTGAAGAAGATTTTGAAGTTTGCTAATGACAAGAGCATTAGCGGGATGATTGGTGACATGAGCACcaataacaaaacaaaatttGGAAAAATATTTCAGGAGATGACTGGTGACATGTGCATCAGTGGGATAGTTGGTAACATGAATACCAACGAGAAGATCATCAAGATTAATAAAAGGTACAGAGAAAATGGAGGTTGGTAACACGGGTGCCAACACTAATGGAATTTAAGCGTTTATGTCGATTGGTGGTTGGTGACAAGTGCATCAACGAGATTTTCGAAAGATGAAACATTTTGGAGTAGAAGATTTTTCAAGATTAAGGGGGAGTGTTAAAatgttaatctagaaaaatctaaatCTAGAATGTACTGTATAAAAATCTAGTAGTAAAgtgtgtagaaaaatctagcCAAAACAATGTCTAGAATTTACTTGAAAAATATCTAGTTAAGTGTCAAGAAAAATCTAGTTAGTGAAGGAGGTAGAAAATTCTAGAGAATGAATACCTATATTGTacaactataaatagagctttgTTGTATGGTGATGATGTGGAATGAAAAAATATAACATTTTCTCTTATGCTGACTCTTGCTCTCCATATCAAACCATAAACAACAAATACTCACCAAGTCTTCCGCACCCAACTTTCTAACAGCTTCATGGGTCAGATCTTAACACTTCCTCTCATGTGTGAGGTCCCTTTTCAATATGGTTCACATGTGATGTTTCATGGGCCAGAGTGTCTTTATCACTCTCCCTCACATGGATCCCGTTTAGTTGGCCCAAAATACAATACAGTAAGGTCCCGGATGTGGGCCTGGTTCTAATACCATGTTAAATACGGGTCTAGGCCGCACCCGTCATCTAGAGAGAGAGTCCACTTAACAACTCCAAAtgaggttccaccttaaaacaATATGGCAATAAGGGAAGTAACCCCTTGGccttattaagtgattaactTTCTTCTCTTTTGTCCATGTGAGACTCTCACACGTGATGATTCATGGGTCAGATCTTAATGTAAGATCATGTTAGATCATAAAGTTTTTAGTGAAGAACTTGAATAATTTTTAGTAAAGTCAGACAAGTAAAATAGGCCTACTCAGATTGTGAGATCCCTTGGGTATCATAATTATTCACACCCAATATTATTCATATTGCCTACTAAAGGCGTATCTAAGCATATTGTGGACTACGTAGTACTACAGAGGGATAATACTTGGGGTACTTAACTCGGTTCTTGTTCGATTGAAGAGCAGCTAGCTAGGGAAAGAGACGCATTACAAATTGCATATATGTATATTTAACTTACTAATTGGTGGATTAAATTATTAGATGCGATCTTGTTATTAGGGTCTATTCCGTGGGACGAGTAGATTGTTCTTAACCCGACAGGAGCTACCTCTACCTAGACCATGTCCCCCCTTTCTCAGTTTCTCCTCTCTTCCCACCATTCAGGAAAGTCTAGTAATTGGAAGCACGTCTTCTCGTCTTGTCTTTTCCTATTACAATGCTTGCAGAATAAATCACTGGAAACACAAATTCATCCTTTCTTCCTCATACTCATCcaactttaagaaaaacaaacctTTCATCTCCAATTTAATTTATTCCTTCAAATCCCTATCAAATCTCGTTTTCaacaaataaattttcaatGTTACAATGAAATTGATAATTAAACCGTTATTTCACACCCTAATTTTCCTATATATGCAAACAAGTTCCTCCATTTTCACAAATAAAAATACAAGCTAGCTTAATTGCTAAAAAATCAATATATTTTATGGGTACATGCAATAATTGGGAAAATCTCACAAAATTCACAGTGCTACAGAGTACGGAATCAACATCTTTTAATTTTCTGTATGTTTTGATAGTCTCTTTGtattttcaatttaatttttccaataatttaattagattatGCGATTAGCCGATTTGATTTTTCCTTGAGTAGTTGAGTATTGTATACTTGTGTATTGTCATATTGTGTAATTGCGTTTGATTACAAAATATTGATTGAATGATTGAGAAAATTTAAATTGTGTAGTTGTGTTTGATTACAAactatatatatgtatacatgCGTTTTGTTTTAAACTGCTGCACAAATTAAAGCAGAGAAGATTATGGTTTATGGATTAggtaatattgattttaaaattttaattaactgtTTTGTTATAAATACATTGTATTGtagatgcccattatacccctgacatccttatcctatataatactagtcttatatgcacgcgatgcgtgcgaatataaaaaAGTAAATTTGATCTCCTTAAGCAAGCATAGTGTAAGATCAAGATCAAATcatcaatattaacaaataacacAAAAATTTGTTATTGATTGGGTTTGCTGAAGGTTTTGGGTTAATcgttttttttaaatgattttcctGATTTGTTGAATTAAGTTTTTAAAATGAATTAATATCCAGCATTTTTTAAATCAGTATATAATCagattttgaattgaatttagttGTGCAAGTGTAGAGGGTATATTAGTATTTTTTATTGGGGACACCAAAAGCGTGATTACGCAAATAACCCTCCCCTCTTCCCTTATGTAATAGAGATATGCATATGTACCTTTTATCGATTGAAATAAGATCATAACCGCCAGTTTCTCTTTTAGTTCCTCTCTATTTTCATAACACGTTATCAACACCATTGCTAATCGTTGAGGGAAATCTAAGGAAACCGCGATTAAACAAACGAGAAAATAACAAAGACAATCGCCACTATCGATGTAAGTAAATATTAATTGATTTACGTGGTTGTATATCTGATTGTAATTTTTGTTAGTAAAATACTTTTATTttcatcatatatatatatacatatatttatatatatacatatatatatatatatatatatatatatggtccTCCTCCAATGAGAAAATCATTAAAATGAGAAGAGTGAGAAACGATCTTAACCGTCCAAAGTAACTAAATCCAATGACCCGCGATTTACTGACCAAATGAAATAATTAAGGGTAAATTAGTAATTCTGGACGTGTTGAATGACCTCCCCTCACATCATCGAATTTTcaaaattctttctctctcatcctccaattttctctctcctctcgtaCATCCTCTGCTAtgaaaatgagaagaatgagaaacgATCTTAACCGTCCAAAGTAACTAAATCCAATGGCCCGCGATTTACTGACCAAATGAAACAATTAAGGGTAAATTAGTAATTCTGGACGTGTTAAATGACCTCCCCTCACATCATCGAATTTTCAgaattctttctctctcatcctccaattttctctctcctctcgtaCATCCTCTGCTATGGGTATTCATCTTCTTCAACTTCTTTGATTCTCCTTCCATATCCCTTGAGCTTCTTTGTGGATCTTCCAATTCTCCAGGTACGTTTTTgattttttcttcttctaattTTTCTCTCTTCATTCAATGAGCCCGTAGTTGTTCTTCGATTTTTCTGATtattttgttgttgttcttcaatttttctGTTCGTGGAATTTGATTTGTGATCAATTAGGTTCTCGATTAATGTTTTATTTCTCTTACTCGTGTTTCTTATCTTACTCTGTTGATGTTTTCGACTGATTTTGCTCAAATTTGgggtttcttttgattttgtgggATTAGGTTCTTTGTTGGAATTCAGGTGATTTCTGATTGAGTAGTTATGTGAATTGAGTTCATGTTATTCAATCTTTTGAATTAGGGGTTTTCTTTTGATGTTCTCGAATCAACTAGGTGTTTTGCTCGAATTGAGTTGATTTGGGGGAATTATTTTTCTCGGTTATAACCGTGATTTATTGTTTGATGTCATTGACATTGACTATGATGCAGAAGTACACTGAGATTGATGTGAATACACTGTTGTTTTTGACATGATTGGTATGAAATGAGCAAAGTATATTAGTGTCTGTTGTTTCTCTTAAAGGGATGACCACGAGTTTGCTGGTGGGTTCTCTAGATTCTAGGTCAAGCTCGTTAGACTCTAGGACCGTAAACTTTGTTGAATATGAATGACTTTTGAGAATCGTTTGGTTAAGTATAGGATTTGTAACAGTCATTTCTCTAGAAATGTTTGCTTTTGATTCTCCCACGAATGGAATGGCCTTACTCGACAATATACTCTATTATTACCTGTGAAAATGAGGAAAAAACAACGAGTTAAAAAATGTAGGATAAAACAACATGATTAGCTCCAACATCACTAACTTTCACGAGGCTAAAACAACAGCAAGAAAACAAACCTTTTAAATCCTGAAGCTCGTTAAATAATTTGCGATTTTCATATAGAACTTCATGATAGCTCTGAGCTGCTTTCGCTAACTTTTTGAGCTTTGTACCTGTGATAGTTTAAAACTATTGAGTTTGATGATGGAATAAACCAATACTGTCCATAAAGTACAGAACAATATGGGCATATGGCACTTCTTACCTACATGGTTCAATTCCTCCAGGTAGGTCCTCTGTGTTAACGAGATTTCTTGCTTGATGGTATCTGAAGAGTGTTTAAGCCTATGTTACTCAGACACGGGTGTCGGTGTCGTGTCCGACAAGGTGTCGGAGTATCTGACACTCCGATCCAAATATTTGCAGACACTCCGACACGGTCAAAGGAGTGTCTTGACCTTTTTTTTAGACACGGTTCGCTTGCAAGTGTCGGaaaaaaaatcgacacttttaataaaaactacaaaaatagtgttaaataatataattatataaaaaaaaatgaaaataaaaatattaattaagttTAAGTTAAAATTCTAAAGCAGGATAAAATCTATCCTAAAGAGTTTAAAAGTACAAAGAATTGAAAAAGtaagaaacaaatgaaaaaaaaagaaaatgctAACTTTTTGTAAAGTTATCAGTGAGCACGTGGGTTTGTTCCCCACTTCCcatcttttcctttcttttatttattacgAAGTATACGGGTAGGCCTAGGGTATTTTGAAAAAgggtaaaaaaaaagaataagttTGGAAAGTCCAGTCCACCACTCAGTCACTCACCATCACCAACAACGCATAACTCAGCATAAGGCAGAAAAATGACCGGAAGGAAACGAAGACAACCATGGAAGACTCTCAAACAGTCAATTATCGgtgaaaatcagaatcaaagAGTGCAATCTAGGCGTTTTTTCTTCAACAACAAAAGCCCCAACATAATTGTTCTTCTCTCGCTTCTCCCCACCTTCAAtttctagatctagggtttcgaATTTTTCTTTCTACTCCCGATTTCGACACTTCAAATTGGACTCTTTTCCGACACTGGTGTCGACACCTCCCCAGGCACGTGTCGAGTGTCGTGTCGCGGATCGGGTCGTGTCGACACCGACACCCACCGTCAAATGGAGTGTCGGAGTAACATAGGTTTAAGCTCTTGAGTGTTGCAGTATATCAGTTTGTAGAACGGTCGAAATTTGATATTTCTTGCCGAAAGGATAACTCTAAATTCTAAACAGTTAAATACATACCTCCAAACAAGACCACTGAATCTTCACAAAGGCTTCATAGATATGCTCTTTCTTGGTCCATCTCTGATCTTTTGTCTGACAATTCATCTCCAATTCTTTAATCTTAACCTTTGAATCTTCCAAAAGCTGCTCTTGTTTCCTTAACCTTTTCTCCAAGTCAGATTTTACCGATTTGGCCTCACTTTCCAGCTGCAAACTATGTAGTTCATTCGTCTTTTTTGCCATTTCCAGCTCCTGTTTCAGTGTTGAAACCTCAACAAGGTCTTCTGTCTTAACCTTTGATTCTTCTAGAAGATTCTCTTGCTCCATTAACCTCTTTTTGTTGGATATCTTGTTTTTGTACCTGGTTGTGCCAGTTAGTGAAATGATGCTGCAGTTGACAAATAGGTAAATTCTAGCAGTAGATGCAGTTGGTTACTTTGTCCTGCCACTGGTGGTGCTATGAAGCCTACAAGTGACGGCAGGTGGGCTCACATTGTGTGTGATGTTTTAGTCCCAGAGGTTTTATTTGAGGATCCGGAAGGCCGGGATGAGATCGATTGCTCGAAGATCCCTAAGAGGAAGTGGAGGGATAGGTGTTAGTTGTGTAAAGGAATCAATGGGTGTGCTGTTCAGTGTTCTGAGTTTAAGTGTCCTTTGGCATTTCATGAGACAGTTGTGGTTTAAAGAAGGGAAATTGATTGTTACTGGGTTCTGCAAAAAACACATTGAACTCTGGAAAAAGGTTAAATTTTAACACTTTTAATCTTATGATGTCCTAATAAGATGTGAAAATGGTTGATACTGATGTTCTTTAGCTTCGGTTGATTTTCATTCTTACAGCAAAAACAAACAGAGAAGTTCAAGATTGCCGCCAGGGATGAGGACCTGAAGTTCTGAAATTTTGGAATTGGTTGAAAGTTGCTGCATTCTGAGTTTAGCAAACACAAcagcatttttttttgttttggattATGGGTATTAGGGATCTGAAAAGGGCATGTCGACAGAAGAATTGGCATAGAACTTGGCTACAAGTGAAGGTGAAATCTTGGTTACCTATATTCTTGCTGTAATTGTGTTGGTACCAACATGTAAGTtatgcctattagctcaattggtagagctttgtgcgtttgcacaatgatgtaggttcgaatcctacataggcaactctttgtatttttgTTCATGATATTAGTTCTCCTACTTGATTATTCTTTACTTTTGAATCAATTCTATTTACTTTACAAGttctttatttacttttgaattgaacaaaaggaaaactattagcaatttttttaaagttaagcaatcaaaatttcaaaaatatttgctcatttgtgtaaaatatcaaaatgagcaaaaaatttGTAAGTTAAGCAATTAGAATTtctaaaatatttgctcatttagacacaatgagcaaaagtttttaATATAACAAACCCGAACTTTAAAGTttttaaaatgagcaaaaatatttccTCATTTGGGTAAACTATAAAACATGAGCAAAAATAATTGCTCATTTGTGGAAACTATAAAAAATAAGCAAATTTATTTActcatttagacacgatgagcGAAAGTTtttaatattaacaaatccgaactttaaaactttaaaaatgagcaaaagtattttctcatttgtgtaaactataaaaaatgagcaaaagtatttgctcatttagaaacgatgagcaaaagttttgattattaacaaatccgaactttaatattttaaatgatcaaaagtatttgctcatttgtgtaaactataaaaaatgggcaaatttatttgctcatttagacacgatgagcaaaagttttgaatattaataaatccgaactttaaaatttaaaaaatgagcaaaagtatttgctcatttgtgtgaactataaaaaatgagcaaatttatttgctcatttagaaacgatgagcaaaagttttgaatattaacaaatccgaactttaaaattttaaaaatgaccAAAAGTATTtcctcatttgtgtaaactataaaaaatgagcaaatttatttgctcatttagacacgatgagcaaaagttttcaatat
This sequence is a window from Spinacia oleracea cultivar Varoflay chromosome 1, BTI_SOV_V1, whole genome shotgun sequence. Protein-coding genes within it:
- the LOC110775892 gene encoding uncharacterized protein; this encodes MANNPTFPIPVFGGENYNFWKIEMKTLLRSQGLWSYADKGYMEYEDESILTEAQKKQLDGERMKDAKALYLIQNAVKDTIFPRILRANTAKEAWEILEQEFQGDSKVRSIKLHSLRRDFEILKMKEGEFIEDYFSKVIEIVNQMQSYGEKISDEKIVKKNLVSLTDKFDNIVTIIEETKDLSKITVEQLMGSLESH